CCACGACCTCAACGGCCTGCGCGCCCGGGTCGAGGCCGCCCTGGGCGGCGAGGTCGGCTCGGACCGGCACGGCCTGACCGGCCAGCTCACCCTGGAGTCCACCGTGGACCGGGTGTTCTCCTCGTTCGAGGTGGCCACCTGGGACATCCGCGGCAAGGCGCTGGGCCGCCCGGTCGCCGACCTGCTCGGCGGGCGCGTCCGCGACGCCGTCCCCTACAGCGCCTACCTGTTCTACAAGTGGGCCGGGCACCCCGGCGTCGAGCACGACGGGTTCGGCGAGGCGCTGGACCCCGCGGGCGTGGTCACCCAGGCGCGGATGCTCGTCGCCGAGCACGGCTTCGGCTCCATCAAGCTCAAGGGCGGCGTCTACGCGCCGCACCTGGAGGTCGAGGCGGTCAAGGCCCTGCGCGAGGCGTTCCCGGACCACCCGCTGCGGCTGGACCCCAACGCGGCGTGGACGCCCGAGACCTCGCTGGAGGTCGCGGCAGAGCTCGACGGCGTGGTCGAGTACCTGGAGGACCCGGCACCGGAGATCGAGGGCATGGCGCGCGTGGCGGCGGGCGCGCCGATGCCGCTGGCGACGAACATGTGCGTGATCGCGTTCGAGCACATCGCCCCGGCGGTGGCGCAGGGGGCGGTGCAGGTGATCCTGTCCGACCACCACTACTGGGGCGGGCTGGCGCGGTCCAAGGAGCTGGCGGCGATCTGCCGCGCGTTCGGCATCGGCCTGTCCATGCACTCCAACTCGCACCTGGGCATCAGCCTGGCCGCCATGACGCACCTGGCCGCGGCCACGCCCAACCTGAACTACGCGTGCGACACGCACTACCCGTGGAACTCGGCCGACGACGTGATCACCGAGCCGTTCACCTTCGTGGACGGCGCGATCCCGGTGCCGACCGCGCCGGGCCTGGGTGTGGAGCTGGACCGCGACGCCCTGGCGCGGGCCGCCGAGGACTACGCCAGGTGCGGCATCGTGCAGCGCGACGACACCGGGTACATGCGGCAGCACGACCCGTCCTACGAGAGGAAGCGCCCGCGTTGGTGAGGACCGTCGCCCATCTGTACCCGTGGGACGTGGTCGGTGACCCGGCCGCGGTCGAGCGAGTGGCATCGCTCGGCGTGGACGCCGTGGCGCTGGCCGCGTCGTACCACACCGTGCGCGCCGCGACCCCGTTCCACCCCGAGCACCGCCTGGTCGACGCGCGGCACGCCGCGTTCTACCTCCCGGTGCGCGAGGAAGTCTGGCGGGGCAAGCGCCTGGTGCCCGCCGAACCGTCCTGGGTGGACGGTCCGGACACCTACGGCGCGGCCTCGGCCGCGCTGCGGGCCGCCGGCCTGCCGGTGTACGCGTGGACCGTGCTGACGCACAGCAGCCGGCTCGGCGAGGCGAACCCCGACCTGGTGGTGCGCAACGCCTTCGGCGACCGCTACCCGTACGCGCTGTGCCCGGCCAACGACGACGTCGTCGACTACGCCCGGACGCTGGTGTCCGAGGTGCTGGAGCTGGGCCGGCCGGACGGCGTGGTGCTGGAGGCGTGCGGCCCGCTCGGCTTCTTCCACGGCGGGC
This portion of the Saccharothrix syringae genome encodes:
- a CDS encoding glucarate dehydratase family protein translates to MRITGVTVTPIAFRDPPLLNSVGVHEPWALRTIVEVHTDEGISGLGETYGDIGHLTRVRKAAPALAGVDVHDLNGLRARVEAALGGEVGSDRHGLTGQLTLESTVDRVFSSFEVATWDIRGKALGRPVADLLGGRVRDAVPYSAYLFYKWAGHPGVEHDGFGEALDPAGVVTQARMLVAEHGFGSIKLKGGVYAPHLEVEAVKALREAFPDHPLRLDPNAAWTPETSLEVAAELDGVVEYLEDPAPEIEGMARVAAGAPMPLATNMCVIAFEHIAPAVAQGAVQVILSDHHYWGGLARSKELAAICRAFGIGLSMHSNSHLGISLAAMTHLAAATPNLNYACDTHYPWNSADDVITEPFTFVDGAIPVPTAPGLGVELDRDALARAAEDYARCGIVQRDDTGYMRQHDPSYERKRPRW